In Primulina huaijiensis isolate GDHJ02 unplaced genomic scaffold, ASM1229523v2 scaffold3501, whole genome shotgun sequence, a single genomic region encodes these proteins:
- the LOC140968274 gene encoding uncharacterized protein, with translation MGVRGREVSISLDGVRDKNLMQLKKLNTALFPVRYNDKYYADALTSGEFTKLAYYSDICVGSIACRLEKKDSGAIRVYIMTLGVLAPYRGLGVGSRLLNHVLDLCVKQNIGEVYLHVQTNNEDAIKFYMKFGFEITETIHNYYTNITPPDCYVVSKFITESQTKKKLLGSSFSS, from the exons ATGGGGGTAAGAGGCCGAGAAGTTTCGATTTCATTGGACGGTGTGAGGGACAAGAATCTGATGCAATTGAAGAAGCTCAACACTGCTCTTTTCCCCGTTCGGTACAACGATAAGTATTATGCCGATGCCCTCACCTCCGGTGAATTTACCAAATTAG CCTATTACAGTGACATATGTGTGGGATCCATTGCATGCCGTCTTGAGAAGAAAGACAGCGGTGCTATTCGTGTATACATAATGACGTTGGGTGTATTGGCTCCATACCGTGGATTGGGTGTTG GTTCGAGGTTATTGAATCATGTGCTTGATCTTTGTGTGAAGCAGAACATTGGTGAGGTTTATTTGCATGTGCAAACGAATAATGAGGATGCGATCAAGTTCTACATGAAATTTGGTTTTGAAATCACAGAAACAATCCACAACTATTATACAAACATTACTCCACCAGACTGCTATGTGGTTTCCAAGTTCATTACCGAATCTCAAACAAAGAAAAAACTACTTGGATCCAGTTTCTCGTCTTGA
- the LOC140968297 gene encoding probable histone H2A variant 3 produces MSGKGAKGLLTGKTPASKDKDKDKKKPTSRSSRAGLQFPVGRIHRLLKERATAHGRVGATAAVYSAAILEYLTAEVLELAGNASKDLKVKRITPRHLQLAIRGDEELDTLIKGTIAGGGVIPHIHKSLINKSSKE; encoded by the exons ATGTCTGGAAAAGGGGCAAAGGGTCTGTTGACGGGGAAAACCCCAGCATCAAAGGACAAAGACAAGGACAAAAAGAAGCCCACCTCTCGCTCCTCTCGCGCTGGACTTCAG TTCCCTGTTGGCCGAATTCACCGGCTCCTGAAGGAGCGAGCTACAGCTCATGGACGAGTAGGTGCCACAGCTGCTGTTTATTCTGCGGCAATATTAGAGTACCTAACTGCGGAAGTGTTAGAGTTGGCTGGTAATGCTAGCAAGGATTTGAAGGTGAAGCGTATCACACCACGTCATTTGCAGCTGGCAATACGTGGAGATGAGGAACTTGATACTCTTATCAAAGGAACAATAGCTGGTGGCGGAGTGATACCGCATATCCACAAGTCACTCATCAACAAGTCCTCCAAGGAGTAG
- the LOC140968298 gene encoding cytochrome b-c1 complex subunit 7-like — protein sequence MLSALSKWLVDPRRNPLAAMHMKAISGRLRKYGLRYDDLYDPMYDLDIKEALNRLPREIVDARNQRLKRAIDLSLKHEELSEELQSMQTPYRSYLQDMLTIVKRERAERKALGGLPLYQRSLP from the exons ATGCTGTCCGCCCTCTCCAAATGGCTTGTGGACCCGAGGCGCAATCCGCTCGCCGCTATGCACATGAAAGCCATCTCCGGTCGCCTCCGGAAATATG GGCTACGATACGATGATTTGTACGATCCGATGTACGATCTGGATATAAAGGAGGCGCTAAATCGGCTGCCGAGAGAGATCGTTGATGCGAGAAATCAGCGCCTGAAGCGCGCCATAGACCTCTCCTTGAAGCACGAAGAACTCTCTGAAGAACTTCAG TCTATGCAGACACCATATAGGAGCTATCTTCAGGATATGTTAACTATT GTTAAGAGAGAGAGAGCTGAGCGCAAAGCACTTGGTGGTTTGCCCCTTTATCAGCGTAGCCTTCCCTGA
- the LOC140968300 gene encoding BIIDXI-like protein At5g11420, which translates to MRPCEAAELIMQEPLRKVTQTPPRSRNGTLDTNVIKPRNEAHFRTLACIKGPIQSIVEPDTATPSTIISMCNSCEPRMGGGFTIFSVLLCVSTCRFAFAFIDGPLENGNFEETPKSSDLNGTVVLKSNAIPHWETSGFVEYIKAGQKQGDMLLVVPEGFAAVRLGNEAFVKQRVNVSVGSLYAITFSAARTCAQAEELNVSVKPDFGVMPIQTLYSSNGWDLYAWAFRAVFDVAEILLHNPGRDEDPACGPLVDSIGIRVLNPPKATKFNLLKNADFEEGPYMFPNATTGVLIPPNIEDDNSALPAWMVESLKAVKYIDAAHFSVPHGQRAIELVGGRESAIAQVARTIVGKTYELTFAVGDASNSCEGSMIVEAFAGRDTLKVPYESKGTGGYKRAVLRFEAVSNRTRIMFLSTYYHMRRDDYASLCGPVVDDTKLLSV; encoded by the exons ATGCGCCCATGTGAGGCTGCTGAACTCATCATGCAAGAACCTCTGCGGAAAGTTACACAAACACCCCCTCGTAGTAGAAATGGGACTTTGGACACCAACGTAATTAAACCCAGAAACGAAGCCCATTTCCGAACTCTGGCATGCATAAAAGGGCCGATTCAAAGCATCGTAGAACCCGACACAGCAACACCTTCTACTATTATTTCTATGTGCAACAGTTGCGAGCCAAGAATGGGGGGTGGTTTCACCATCTTTTCGGTGCTACTGTGTGTCTCTACTTGCCGCTTCGCTTTTGCCTTCATAGATG GGCCGCTAGAAAACGGCAACTTCGAGGAGACTCCAAAGTCCTCGGACCTTAATGGAACCGTAGTGCTTAAATCCAATGCTATACCACATTGGGAGACTTCAGGCTTTGTTGAGTACATCAAAGCCGGGCAAAAACAAGGTGACATGTTACTAGTGGTGCCCGAGGGGTTTGCCGCGGTTAGGCTAGGAAACGAAGCGTTCGTTAAGCAGCGAGTAAATGTCAGTGTAGGAAGTTTGTATGCAATAACATTTAGTGCTGCTAGAACATGTGCTCAGGCCGAGGAGCTAAACGTGTCAGTGAAACCGGACTTCGGGGTGATGCCGATTCAGACATTATACAGTAGTAATGGTTGGGATTTATACGCGTGGGCGTTCAGAGCCGTTTTCGATGTGGCTGAGATCCTGCTTCACAATCCGGGAAGAGACGAAGATCCCGCATGCGGACCGCTGGTTGATTCGATTGGTATTCGGGTTTTAAATCCTCCTAAAGCTACTAAAT TTAACCTACTGAAAAATGCCGACTTCGAAGAAGGTCCATATATGTTTCCCAATGCTACCACAGGTGTCCTAATCCCACCTAATATTGAGGATGATAACTCTGCCCTCCCAGCCTGGATGGTTGAATCCCTCAAAGCTGTAAAATACATCGATGCTGCCCATTTCTCTGTCCCACACGGCCAACGGGCCATCGAGCTCGTGGGTGGGCGAGAAAGTGCCATTGCCCAGGTTGCCCGAACCATCGTAGGGAAGACTTATGAGCTCACTTTTGCAGTCGGGGACGCCAGCAACTCATGCGAGGGGTCGATGATCGTTGAGGCGTTTGCCGGTAGGGACACACTCAAAGTTCCTTATGAGTCAAAAGGGACAGGCGGATACAAACGAGCCGTGCTGCGGTTCGAGGCGGTTTCAAATCGTACACGTATCATGTTTCTGAGCACTTACTACCATATGAGGAGGGATGACTATGCTTCACTCTGTGGGCCTGTTGTTGATGATACAAAGTTGCTTAGCGTTTGA
- the LOC140968301 gene encoding uncharacterized protein isoform X2: MRFRKGDKVEVMNIKEAAISWRTAEILSGNGITYRVQYDFYCGLPSEQLVETVSCKLVRPCPPLVQGMECYVTGDVVEVFYESSWNISAILKILGGKNGYMSNEIRFQDASFQNQYLIRLLGCSKELIITQSNIRMRQTWHDDRWILMDKCCRGGEDVIARMNFEVPESDGEVKNQPQKDCLNNQKDMSFLKLAKISSRPQKRKRLYKSSTIAAPDGNIRKLREIQKDGKELRLVAAPLLEKVDAVASPRELLGKKNMHASFKITSNGYNQKERRKQKDVLDFSGVRSSELNGPDSDPCSVGSCSITDKLPNNCYSHLNPQCWRDTDTLNSDAESVCSGIERKRSSLPPKEEIEVDIRLWLDACIICFQRFKDDAMACHYSPGINFWTLQPSTFKQMQTTCSLP, from the exons ATGAGATTCAGAAAGGGGGATAAAGTAGAGGTAATGAACATAAAAGAAGCAGCAATCTCATGGCGTACTGCAGAGATACTATCTGGCAATGGCATTACTTATCGAGTGCAGTATGACTTTTATTGTGGTCTGCCCAGTGAACAATTGGTGGAGACAGTATCATGTAAGCTTGTTAGGCCATGCCCTCCTCTTGTACAAGGGATGGAATGCTATGTTACTGGTGATGTTGTGGAGGTTTTTTATGAATCTTCATGGAATATTTCTGCTATCTTGAAGATTTTGGGTGGCAAAAATGGATATATGAGCAATGAGATTCGTTTCCAGGATGCTTCCTTCCAAAATCAGTACTTGATAAGATTGCTTGGGTGCTCAAAGGAACTAATTATTACCCAATCGAACATCAGGATGAGACAAACCTGGCATGATGACAGATGGATTCTGATGGATAAG TGTTGCAGAGGAGGGGAGGATGTTATAGCTAGAATGAACTTTGAGGTGCCAGAAAGTGATGGAGAGGTCAAAAATCAACCACAAAAAGATTGTTTGAATAATCAAAAGGACATGTCTTTTTTGAAATTGGCTAAGATCTCTTCAAGGCCCCAAAAGAGGAAGCGCTTGTATAAGTCCTCTACTATTGCTGCACCTGATGGAAATATCCGAAAACTAAGAGAAATTCAGAAAGATGGCAAAGAGCTGAGGCTGGTTGCTGCACCATTGCTTGAAAAGGTAGATGCTGTTGCTTCCCCGAGAGAACTTTTGGGCAAAAAAAACATGCATGCTTCCTTTAAGATTACATCAAATGGATATAATCAAAAGGAGAGGAGAAAACAAAAAGACGTTCTTGACTTTTCTGGGGTCAGAAGTTCAGAATTAAATGGTCCTGACAGTGATCCCTGTTCTGTGGGTAGTTGTAGCATCACTGATAAATTACCAAACAACTGTTATAGTCATTTAAATCCCCAGTGTTGGCGAGATACAGACACCCTCAATAGCGATGCAGAGTCAGTTTGTTCAGGCATTGAGAGAAAAAGAAGCTCTCTTCCTCCAAAAGAAGAAATTGAAGTCGATATTC GGCTATGGTTGGATGCATGTATAATTTGTTTCCAAAGGTTTAAAGATGATGCCATGGCTTGCCACTACTCTCCTGGCATTAACTTTTGGACGCTTCAGCCGTCTACCTTCAAACAGATGCAAACAACTTGTAGCCTTCCCTGA
- the LOC140968301 gene encoding uncharacterized protein isoform X3, with protein sequence MRFRKGDKVEVMNIKEAAISWRTAEILSGNGITYRVQYDFYCGLPSEQLVETVSCKLVRPCPPLVQGMECYVTGDVVEVFYESSWNISAILKILGGKNGYMSNEIRFQDASFQNQYLIRLLGCSKELIITQSNIRMRQTWHDDRWILMDKCCRGGEDVIARMNFEVPESDGEVKNQPQKDCLNNQKDMSFLKLAKISSRPQKRKRLYKSSTIAAPDGNIRKLREIQKDGKELRLVAAPLLEKGYGWMHV encoded by the exons ATGAGATTCAGAAAGGGGGATAAAGTAGAGGTAATGAACATAAAAGAAGCAGCAATCTCATGGCGTACTGCAGAGATACTATCTGGCAATGGCATTACTTATCGAGTGCAGTATGACTTTTATTGTGGTCTGCCCAGTGAACAATTGGTGGAGACAGTATCATGTAAGCTTGTTAGGCCATGCCCTCCTCTTGTACAAGGGATGGAATGCTATGTTACTGGTGATGTTGTGGAGGTTTTTTATGAATCTTCATGGAATATTTCTGCTATCTTGAAGATTTTGGGTGGCAAAAATGGATATATGAGCAATGAGATTCGTTTCCAGGATGCTTCCTTCCAAAATCAGTACTTGATAAGATTGCTTGGGTGCTCAAAGGAACTAATTATTACCCAATCGAACATCAGGATGAGACAAACCTGGCATGATGACAGATGGATTCTGATGGATAAG TGTTGCAGAGGAGGGGAGGATGTTATAGCTAGAATGAACTTTGAGGTGCCAGAAAGTGATGGAGAGGTCAAAAATCAACCACAAAAAGATTGTTTGAATAATCAAAAGGACATGTCTTTTTTGAAATTGGCTAAGATCTCTTCAAGGCCCCAAAAGAGGAAGCGCTTGTATAAGTCCTCTACTATTGCTGCACCTGATGGAAATATCCGAAAACTAAGAGAAATTCAGAAAGATGGCAAAGAGCTGAGGCTGGTTGCTGCACCATTGCTTGAAAAG GGCTATGGTTGGATGCATGTATAA
- the LOC140968301 gene encoding uncharacterized protein isoform X1, translated as MRFRKGDKVEVMNIKEAAISWRTAEILSGNGITYRVQYDFYCGLPSEQLVETVSCKLVRPCPPLVQGMECYVTGDVVEVFYESSWNISAILKILGGKNGYMSNEIRFQDASFQNQYLIRLLGCSKELIITQSNIRMRQTWHDDRWILMDKCCRGGEDVIARMNFEVPESDGEVKNQPQKDCLNNQKDMSFLKLAKISSRPQKRKRLYKSSTIAAPDGNIRKLREIQKDGKELRLVAAPLLEKVDAVASPRELLGKKNMHASFKITSNGYNQKERRKQKDVLDFSGVRSSELNGPDSDPCSVGSCSITDKLPNNCYSHLNPQCWRDTDTLNSDAESVCSGIERKRSSLPPKEEIEVDIRKLELHAYRCTLEVLYASGPLSWEQETLLTNLRIMLHISNDEHLKELKHLISAKTSVYV; from the exons ATGAGATTCAGAAAGGGGGATAAAGTAGAGGTAATGAACATAAAAGAAGCAGCAATCTCATGGCGTACTGCAGAGATACTATCTGGCAATGGCATTACTTATCGAGTGCAGTATGACTTTTATTGTGGTCTGCCCAGTGAACAATTGGTGGAGACAGTATCATGTAAGCTTGTTAGGCCATGCCCTCCTCTTGTACAAGGGATGGAATGCTATGTTACTGGTGATGTTGTGGAGGTTTTTTATGAATCTTCATGGAATATTTCTGCTATCTTGAAGATTTTGGGTGGCAAAAATGGATATATGAGCAATGAGATTCGTTTCCAGGATGCTTCCTTCCAAAATCAGTACTTGATAAGATTGCTTGGGTGCTCAAAGGAACTAATTATTACCCAATCGAACATCAGGATGAGACAAACCTGGCATGATGACAGATGGATTCTGATGGATAAG TGTTGCAGAGGAGGGGAGGATGTTATAGCTAGAATGAACTTTGAGGTGCCAGAAAGTGATGGAGAGGTCAAAAATCAACCACAAAAAGATTGTTTGAATAATCAAAAGGACATGTCTTTTTTGAAATTGGCTAAGATCTCTTCAAGGCCCCAAAAGAGGAAGCGCTTGTATAAGTCCTCTACTATTGCTGCACCTGATGGAAATATCCGAAAACTAAGAGAAATTCAGAAAGATGGCAAAGAGCTGAGGCTGGTTGCTGCACCATTGCTTGAAAAGGTAGATGCTGTTGCTTCCCCGAGAGAACTTTTGGGCAAAAAAAACATGCATGCTTCCTTTAAGATTACATCAAATGGATATAATCAAAAGGAGAGGAGAAAACAAAAAGACGTTCTTGACTTTTCTGGGGTCAGAAGTTCAGAATTAAATGGTCCTGACAGTGATCCCTGTTCTGTGGGTAGTTGTAGCATCACTGATAAATTACCAAACAACTGTTATAGTCATTTAAATCCCCAGTGTTGGCGAGATACAGACACCCTCAATAGCGATGCAGAGTCAGTTTGTTCAGGCATTGAGAGAAAAAGAAGCTCTCTTCCTCCAAAAGAAGAAATTGAAGTCGATATTCGTAAGTTAGAGTTGCATGCTTATCGCTGCACTCTGGAAGTTTTGTATGCTTCTGGTCCCTTGAGTTGGGAACAGGAAACATTGTTGACAAATCTTCGTATAATGCTCCACATTTCAAATGATGAACATTTGAAGGAGCTGAAGCACCTAATATCTGCGAAAACTTCTGTTTATGTTTAG